Proteins found in one Zea mays cultivar B73 chromosome 1, Zm-B73-REFERENCE-NAM-5.0, whole genome shotgun sequence genomic segment:
- the LOC100193983 gene encoding uncharacterized protein isoform X3, whose translation MGVQEDSRPSGALGGLYRVQFVGRSIYSDDEAVKTSIMDSSTCEPQEDNGSGRRLLIWRLWQQRPPCLKPIHCSLSCDKHVGETIANVVTSLPFIVLGLQTPRKNLNTTLYANSLIGVGIASSLYHTSRGDIRKYLRWADYTMIATSTLCLSRALRDENPKFLMAASTLLLPFQPLMVSAVHTGIMEASSSKLMASYSEHNKR comes from the exons ATGGGAGTCCAAGAAGATTCTAGGCCTTCTGGGGCCCTGGGTGGCCTATACAGGGTACAGTTCGTGGGCCGGTCAATATACAGTGATGACGAAGCAGTCAAGACTAGCATTATGGATTCTTCAACTTGTGAACCACAAGAGGATAATGGCTCCGGCCGGCGTTTGCTAATCTG GAGATTATGGCAGCAAAGACCCCCATGCTTGAAGCCCATACACTGTAGCCTCTCAT GCGATAAACATGTTGGTGAAACTATTGCAAATGTTGTTACCTCACTTCCTTTCATTGTTCTTGGACTGCAAACACCAAG AAAGAACTTGAATACAACACTTTATGCTAACTCATTGATTGGAGTTGGAATAGCTTCTAGCTTGTATCATACTTCACGGGGAGACATCAGAAAATATTTGAGATGGGCAGACTATACAATGATTGCCACTTCAACTCTA TGCTTATCAAGAGCCCTTCGGGATGAGAATCCAAAATTTCTGATGGCAGCATCAACATTGCTCCTACCATTTCAACCCCTGATGGTTTCAGCTGTCCACACTGGGATAATGGAGGCAAGTAGTTCAAAGCTCATGGCATCCTACTCTGAACACAATAAACGATA
- the LOC100193983 gene encoding uncharacterized protein isoform X2 — MGVQEDSRPSGALGGLYRVQFVGRSIYSDDEAVKTSIMDSSTCEPQEDNGSGRRLLIWRLWQQRPPCLKPIHCSLSCDKHVGETIANVVTSLPFIVLGLQTPRKNLNTTLYANSLIGVGIASSLYHTSRGDIRKYLRWADYTMIATSTLTYFMQCLSRALRDENPKFLMAASTLLLPFQPLMVSAVHTGIMEASSSKLMASYSEHNKR, encoded by the exons ATGGGAGTCCAAGAAGATTCTAGGCCTTCTGGGGCCCTGGGTGGCCTATACAGGGTACAGTTCGTGGGCCGGTCAATATACAGTGATGACGAAGCAGTCAAGACTAGCATTATGGATTCTTCAACTTGTGAACCACAAGAGGATAATGGCTCCGGCCGGCGTTTGCTAATCTG GAGATTATGGCAGCAAAGACCCCCATGCTTGAAGCCCATACACTGTAGCCTCTCAT GCGATAAACATGTTGGTGAAACTATTGCAAATGTTGTTACCTCACTTCCTTTCATTGTTCTTGGACTGCAAACACCAAG AAAGAACTTGAATACAACACTTTATGCTAACTCATTGATTGGAGTTGGAATAGCTTCTAGCTTGTATCATACTTCACGGGGAGACATCAGAAAATATTTGAGATGGGCAGACTATACAATGATTGCCACTTCAACTCTA ACATATTTCATGCAGTGCTTATCAAGAGCCCTTCGGGATGAGAATCCAAAATTTCTGATGGCAGCATCAACATTGCTCCTACCATTTCAACCCCTGATGGTTTCAGCTGTCCACACTGGGATAATGGAGGCAAGTAGTTCAAAGCTCATGGCATCCTACTCTGAACACAATAAACGATA
- the LOC100193983 gene encoding uncharacterized protein isoform X1, giving the protein MGVQEDSRPSGALGGLYRVQFVGRSIYSDDEAVKTSIMDSSTCEPQEDNGSGRRLLIWRLWQQRPPCLKPIHCSLSCDKHVGETIANVVTSLPFIVLGLQTPRKNLNTTLYANSLIGVGIASSLYHTSRGDIRKYLRWADYTMIATSTLTYFMQCLSRALRDENPKFLMAASTLLLPFQPLMVSAVHTGIMEVSFAKRASIDPELKTAHNLHKISSLLGGALFVADDVFPQTSYLHAAWHLAAALGVGTCNKLLE; this is encoded by the exons ATGGGAGTCCAAGAAGATTCTAGGCCTTCTGGGGCCCTGGGTGGCCTATACAGGGTACAGTTCGTGGGCCGGTCAATATACAGTGATGACGAAGCAGTCAAGACTAGCATTATGGATTCTTCAACTTGTGAACCACAAGAGGATAATGGCTCCGGCCGGCGTTTGCTAATCTG GAGATTATGGCAGCAAAGACCCCCATGCTTGAAGCCCATACACTGTAGCCTCTCAT GCGATAAACATGTTGGTGAAACTATTGCAAATGTTGTTACCTCACTTCCTTTCATTGTTCTTGGACTGCAAACACCAAG AAAGAACTTGAATACAACACTTTATGCTAACTCATTGATTGGAGTTGGAATAGCTTCTAGCTTGTATCATACTTCACGGGGAGACATCAGAAAATATTTGAGATGGGCAGACTATACAATGATTGCCACTTCAACTCTA ACATATTTCATGCAGTGCTTATCAAGAGCCCTTCGGGATGAGAATCCAAAATTTCTGATGGCAGCATCAACATTGCTCCTACCATTTCAACCCCTGATGGTTTCAGCTGTCCACACTGGGATAATGGAG GTTTCATTTGCTAAACGAGCATCAATAGATCCAGAGCTCAAGACGGCACATAACCTACACAAGATATCGTCTCTCCTGGGAGGTGCGCTATTCGTCGCTGATGATGTCTTCCCACAAACTTCCTACCTCCATGCAGCATGGCATTTAGCTGCAGCGCTGGGTGTCGGCACATGCAACAAGCTGCTTGAGTGA
- the LOC100193983 gene encoding uncharacterized protein LOC100193983, which translates to MGVQEDSRPSGALGGLYRVQFVGRSIYSDDEAVKTSIMDSSTCEPQEDNGSGRRLLIWRLWQQRPPCLKPIHCSLSCDKHVGETIANVVTSLPFIVLGLQTPRKNLNTTLYANSLIGVGIASSLYHTSRGDIRKYLRWADYTMIATSTLCLSRALRDENPKFLMAASTLLLPFQPLMVSAVHTGIMEVSFAKRASIDPELKTAHNLHKISSLLGGALFVADDVFPQTSYLHAAWHLAAALGVGTCNKLLE; encoded by the exons ATGGGAGTCCAAGAAGATTCTAGGCCTTCTGGGGCCCTGGGTGGCCTATACAGGGTACAGTTCGTGGGCCGGTCAATATACAGTGATGACGAAGCAGTCAAGACTAGCATTATGGATTCTTCAACTTGTGAACCACAAGAGGATAATGGCTCCGGCCGGCGTTTGCTAATCTG GAGATTATGGCAGCAAAGACCCCCATGCTTGAAGCCCATACACTGTAGCCTCTCAT GCGATAAACATGTTGGTGAAACTATTGCAAATGTTGTTACCTCACTTCCTTTCATTGTTCTTGGACTGCAAACACCAAG AAAGAACTTGAATACAACACTTTATGCTAACTCATTGATTGGAGTTGGAATAGCTTCTAGCTTGTATCATACTTCACGGGGAGACATCAGAAAATATTTGAGATGGGCAGACTATACAATGATTGCCACTTCAACTCTA TGCTTATCAAGAGCCCTTCGGGATGAGAATCCAAAATTTCTGATGGCAGCATCAACATTGCTCCTACCATTTCAACCCCTGATGGTTTCAGCTGTCCACACTGGGATAATGGAG GTTTCATTTGCTAAACGAGCATCAATAGATCCAGAGCTCAAGACGGCACATAACCTACACAAGATATCGTCTCTCCTGGGAGGTGCGCTATTCGTCGCTGATGATGTCTTCCCACAAACTTCCTACCTCCATGCAGCATGGCATTTAGCTGCAGCGCTGGGTGTCGGCACATGCAACAAGCTGCTTGAGTGA
- the LOC100273182 gene encoding uncharacterized protein LOC100273182 produces the protein MQRGQEQRAMELVLPPGFRFFPTDEELLTCYLARKAMDGSFTTAAIREVDLYKTEPWDLPCEQQAAAAGGDLHEGYFFCTRGSKSPSGIRARRATQLGYWKSTGKDKPVHSRSGRLVVGTRKTLVFYRGRAPRGEKTDWVMHEYSMGERRSSALLRGAQSEWVICRVFTRKQHPVISNDRKLPEMEEAAVHGHGHRSPGHLLATEAADDGFDSEQESAPPVVVTETQHTSGSHIGGAQAMEGDDDHYQHRQIAHEELLTTMHHHHGSSRVVSPACWLNQHDDRLGSHYYCPALPVMQSDDADYYLPELLEYSGPLDTGGEEDCRLRAETQFTAVGSSDHIDDGLYWDIGF, from the exons ATGCAAAGGGGGCAAGAGCAGCGGGCGATGGAGCTCGTCCTGCCGCCGGGCTTCCGCTTCTTCCCGACGGACGAAGAGCTCCTCACCTGCTACCTCGCCAGGAAGGCCATGGACGGCAGCTTCACCACGGCAGCCATCCGCGAGGTGGACCTCTACAAGACAGAGCCATGGGACCTGCCAT GCGAGCAgcaggcggcggcggccggaGGAGACCTGCACGAGGGCTACTTCTTCTGCACCAGGGGCAGCAAGTCCCCGTCCGGCATTCGTGCCCGCCGCGCCACACAGCTGGGCTACTGGAAGTCCACGGGGAAGGACAAGCCCGTGCACAGCAGGTCTGGCCGCCTCGTCGTCGGGACGAGGAAGACGCTAGTGTTCTACCGTGGCAGGGCCCCCAGAGGGGAGAAGACTGACTGGGTGATGCACGAGTACTCCATGGGCGAGAGGAGGAGCAGCGCCCTCCTCAGAGGAGCAcag AGTGAGTGGGTCATTTGCAGGGTGTTCACGAGGAAGCAGCATCCAGTGATCAGCAACGACAGGAAACTACCGGAAATGGAGGAGGCTGCCGTGCATGGGCATGGCCACCGCTCTCCTGGCCATCTCCTTGCCACGGAGGCAGCAGACGACGGTTTCGACAGCGAGCAGGAATCGGCGCCACCGGTCGTCGTCACCGAGACCCAGCATACATCAGGAAGCCACATCGGCGGTGCCCAAGCCATGGAGGGCGACGACGACCATTATCAGCACCGTCAAATAGCCCATGAGGAGCTACTGACGACGATGCACCATCACCACGGTTCCAGTCGCGTCGTCTCGCCAGCATGTTGGCTCAACCAGCATGACGACCGGCTGGGATCGCATTATTATTGCCCCGCGTTGCCAGTCATGCAGTCCGACGATGCGGATTACTATCTACCAGAGTTGCTGGAGTACAGCGGTCCGCTGGACACCGGCGGTGAGGAGGACTGCCGTCTCCGTGCTGAGACTCAGTTCACCGCCGTGGGCTCCTCCGATCACATCGACGACGGGCTCTACTGGGACATTGGCTTTTGA